A region of the Pseudobacteriovorax antillogorgiicola genome:
GTTTTCGTCGTTTTACTTACTTACTGCAAAGCCAGTTGGTGCTGCTGGCGGTGGCGCGTCAGCACTAGTGATGATGGCATCAACGCATGACTTATAGTAAGTCTCGTTTGCGCCATTCACCATGACTTGAACCATCTGCAAGGTGCAATCTGTGCAGGGGGTGTCGGGAACGACAAAGCTACCGGTATAGCGATTAGGGTTTGCTCGTGAGGGAGCTCCGGCCTGATCATCTGTAATCGTAACGATGTTGGTAAAGTTAATCTGGCCAGCGGTAGAAAGGTTCATCTCATAACGACCGTTGTGGTTGATCGTTTCTTCGATCTCGAATTCAACAGTCTCGCCTACCACCAACACAACTGGATTGGTCCCTCGGTTGACGCTGTTCCGACCACAAGGCATATCGTCGGTGGTTGCACCGCCCTTGTTTGCATCGCTGCTGTTTCGTGGAACTAATTTTGGTACTGTGTTATCAGCATTTACAACCCGAAGTCGGGCATGGCTAAAGCCGAGGTCTGGTGCTAATGCTCCGCTCAAGATGATACTAGCGATCATCGTTAATAATTTCACGATAAGGTCCCCCTGTGTTGTCCTATAGACAAAAGTTTTCACCCACTCGAACCATATCGGCCAGAACTCAAGGAAAACTAAACAAAAAATATAAAATGCAGAGATCTCTACGGAAATAAAGTGGCATTGGGGTCGTGATTTTCTGCCTTGGAGGAAGAATAGAGTGGTCCTGAACTTTACGCAGAAGGCAGAATGAAATTCAGGCCTTAAGATTTGGACTGGGTTCGACAACTGTGAGAGCCACGCCAAGGGCAAAATAAAGATAGCTCAGTTACTCTACGATTCTCATAAGTTCAGCCCACCCAGTTCTTACGTTCCCGAAATTATCTAGTAATTTCCAAATCTTCTGTCATCGTAGGCTTATCTTTTCTAGGTGAAGTCCGAATAGGAGTCGAATGAACACAAGTAGATTTTGACGGGATTGCTTCGTGGTTAAGTACCGCAAAATATCCGAAAAATTGAGCCTTAAAACCATCCTCGTTGTTGT
Encoded here:
- a CDS encoding SCE4755 family polysaccharide monooxygenase-like protein, giving the protein MKLLTMIASIILSGALAPDLGFSHARLRVVNADNTVPKLVPRNSSDANKGGATTDDMPCGRNSVNRGTNPVVLVVGETVEFEIEETINHNGRYEMNLSTAGQINFTNIVTITDDQAGAPSRANPNRYTGSFVVPDTPCTDCTLQMVQVMVNGANETYYKSCVDAIITSADAPPPAAPTGFAVSK